The sequence GTCGGCGCCGGTGGCCATGCCATTGAGAACCGGATGCACCTGCTTGGCCGCCACATAGAATTCACCGGTGCTCTTGGCCTTGGTCCAGAGGGCGATGCCGATGTAAATGGCGAAGGTGAGGCCAACGATGATCCAGGTCCACGTCAAAATACCCATCGATGATTACCCCCTTGATGCAGATCGTTTCTGGAAGAGCTTTGCCTCGTTGTCGAGCCGGAGCAGGATGCAGGCTCAGTGCTCGTGCACGTCGTACTTGACGTCCAAGGCGTTCATGAGCTTGACGTAGACCGCGATCAGCACGACGAAGGTGACCTCGGAGCCCTGGTTGGCGAACCAGAAGCCCAAGGGGAAGCCGAAGAGTCTGAACTTGTCCAGGTTGTCGGCCAGGATGATGCCGCACAGGTACGAGACGCCAAACCAGATCGCCAGCAGGATGAGCACGTACTTGATGTTGGTCCGCCAGTAAGCTTCCAGATCCCGTTTGCCTGCCATCTGCACTCTCCTTCTCCAGATTGGGGTTGCGGCGCCGGTTGGCGCCGGGGTCGCCCCTCCACCGGCCGCACGACGGCCGTGGGGACGGAGCTCATGCATGAGCGCTGCCTGCTTGCGGTTGGTTGCGGCTCCACCTCCTTGTGCCGGTCGTCCATGGTCGGACTGCGTGTCCATTGAGGTCCCCGGCGGCGTTACGGCTTGCCGGCGCGCAGGAGACGGCCAACCGTGTCGACGCCGCTGGCGATGAGAAACGGCAGAAACCGTTGCAGCAGCTGGGCGGTGACAAAGGCGTCATACAGGGCGTTGTGCGCCTCCTCCACCGGCACGCCGTAGCGCTTGGCCATGGAGAAGAGGTCGGTCTTCAGGGTCATCCCCCGGTGGTGGCGGGAAAAATCCAGGTCCTGCTCCTGGAGCCAGCGGTGCAGGGCCGCCGTATCCACCAGCGGGTTGGCCAGGGCCGGCCAGCCCAGGGCCTTCCTGGCCCGGTTCAGGAAGTGGCGGTCAATGCCCACGCAGTGGCCAACGAGAACCGCGTCGCCCACGAACTGGGCGAAATCGGCCAGGACGGTGGCCGCCTCCTCACCGTGCCGCTCCAGGTCCGAATGGGTGATGCCGTGCACCACCACGCTGTCGGCCCGCAGCTCGCTGGCCGGGCGCACCAGCCGGTGGAAGGCCTGGGCCGGCAGGATGCTGCCCCCGCTCATGGCCACGGCCCCGACGGAGACCAGGGAGTCCCGGCGGAAATCGAGGCCGGTGAGCTCGGTGTCGAAGGCCACGAAGCGGGCCTCCCGGATCGGCATGGCGCGCCAGGCGGCGGCCTTGGCTGGCCGCGGCGGCGCCTCGGGCCGCCGCCCCAGGAGGCGGCTCAGAATGGCGCTCACCGGCGGCGCCCTGGTGGTCCGTCCCGCCAGGGCGCCAGCACTGCCTCGTGCAGCGCGGCGACCAGCTGGAAGGTGTGCTTGAGGGTTTTCCGTTCCAAGGTGTCCAGGGCGGAAGGCACCAGCACAGGATCCGGGGGCTGTCCGGCCTCGATCTGGCCCAGCTGATGGCGCAGCAGCAATCCCAGAGCCAGGCCCCAGGCCTGCCCCAGCTCGGCGGCCTGGGGGCAGGAGCCGCTCATCTCAAGGGCCGCCAGCCGCCGGCCGGTGGCCAGGACGTCCAGGCGCTGGGAGAGGGCCAGCAGGCGGACACCGCCGGTCAAGGGTGCCAGCACCCGGGACCGGAGATCCAGCCGGGCCTCGTGGCGCAGATCCGCCAGCACCAGCTCGTCCTTGACAAAGCCTTTGGGCGGCGGGCTGGCAGCCAGGAGCTCGGTCAGGCGCCGGAACAGGCCCGGGTTGGCCAGGAGCTGCTCCACGAGAAAGCGGCGCAGCGAGCCTGCCAGCTCGGCCTTGCCCCGGATGGGCCTGAGGTCATAGAGGTCCGGCTCCAGGGGGAAGCGGTCCGGGGCGACGATCCAGCGCTGGGCCAGCTCCTTCCAGCCCGCCAGGTCGGCCACCCGGCGGCCGGGCAGGCGATCCTGGCCAGCCTCGATGCCGCAACCGTGCAGGGACTGGTTGAGGCTGGCCACCAGGCCGTGGAAATAGGGCGCCACCGCCCGCAGCGCCCCGGGGCGGCCGCCGTCGTCGACGATGATGCCCAGCTGCACATCGAGGTCCAGGCAAAGCTCCCGGCGGGCGCCTTCCCCGAACAGACACAGGGTGTAGGGCAGGGGCGGCGGTCCCAGCTCCCCCTCCACCAGATCGACAATCCGGTTGAGCAGCCGCTCGGAAAGCTCACTCACCAGGCCGGCGACCTTCCTGGACTCCGTGCCCTCCCGCAGCAGGGTGGCAGCGCTCTTGTGCAGGCGGGGCAGGATGGTGGCCAGGCCCGGCACGCTGTCCAGGCGCTCCATCTCCTTGACCAGGACCGCCGGCGAGGCCCCTTGCAGCACCATGAGATCGTGGTTGGTCACCACGCCCTGCAGCCGGTCCTTGGCCAGGATCAGGATGTGGTGGATGCGGTGGTGCATCATCTTGAGGAGGATCTCGAAGCAGGGCTCATCGGCGTGGCCGGTGAACAGCGGCGCGGTCATGATCCGGCTCACCGGCAGATCCGTGGCCAGCCCGCCCGCCACCACCCGATCCCGGAGATCCCGGTCCGTGACGATGCCCTGGGGCCGCCCCTCGCCGTCCGCGATGACGATGGAGCTGATGCGGTGCTGGGCCATGATCCGGGCTGCCTCTTGGATGGAGGCATCCGGGGGGCAGGTCACCGGCTCCTTGCGGATGATCCGGCCGACCGGGGTGGCGAGG is a genomic window of Thermodesulfobacteriota bacterium containing:
- a CDS encoding DUF4212 domain-containing protein, translated to MAGKRDLEAYWRTNIKYVLILLAIWFGVSYLCGIILADNLDKFRLFGFPLGFWFANQGSEVTFVVLIAVYVKLMNALDVKYDVHEH
- a CDS encoding 3'-5' exonuclease, giving the protein MSAILSRLLGRRPEAPPRPAKAAAWRAMPIREARFVAFDTELTGLDFRRDSLVSVGAVAMSGGSILPAQAFHRLVRPASELRADSVVVHGITHSDLERHGEEAATVLADFAQFVGDAVLVGHCVGIDRHFLNRARKALGWPALANPLVDTAALHRWLQEQDLDFSRHHRGMTLKTDLFSMAKRYGVPVEEAHNALYDAFVTAQLLQRFLPFLIASGVDTVGRLLRAGKP
- a CDS encoding CBS domain-containing protein — its product is MLKDETIRFLKRVPPFGQLPEQELGSLAEASRLEYYPRGARILSQDGPASQHLGLIRKGAVKVFMTDEAGQEIVIDYRNEAEHFGLLSLVSGDRSRTNVVAIEDTICYLLDRGTVLDLLKRHPFISEFFLKSFFVSFIDKTAQETRKHRQATGNGDQVLLATPVGRIIRKEPVTCPPDASIQEAARIMAQHRISSIVIADGEGRPQGIVTDRDLRDRVVAGGLATDLPVSRIMTAPLFTGHADEPCFEILLKMMHHRIHHILILAKDRLQGVVTNHDLMVLQGASPAVLVKEMERLDSVPGLATILPRLHKSAATLLREGTESRKVAGLVSELSERLLNRIVDLVEGELGPPPLPYTLCLFGEGARRELCLDLDVQLGIIVDDGGRPGALRAVAPYFHGLVASLNQSLHGCGIEAGQDRLPGRRVADLAGWKELAQRWIVAPDRFPLEPDLYDLRPIRGKAELAGSLRRFLVEQLLANPGLFRRLTELLAASPPPKGFVKDELVLADLRHEARLDLRSRVLAPLTGGVRLLALSQRLDVLATGRRLAALEMSGSCPQAAELGQAWGLALGLLLRHQLGQIEAGQPPDPVLVPSALDTLERKTLKHTFQLVAALHEAVLAPWRDGPPGRRR